In Levilactobacillus brevis, the genomic window CGCAGTCTCGGTGCTTGCGATCACGACGGTCAATAGCCTGCAACGAATCGCTGAGATTCCGGTGCAGGTTGACAATCGCGATCAGGAAGGTGGCTTTCTGGAAGTCCACCTCCCACCAAAGCTGGAAGCAACGGCTGAACTTAAGGGACAAACGCTCCTCCAGAGTTTTGAGGATGGGTTAAGAGATGTCGCCACAAATTACGCGGATTTTGTTAAATTCGCAGAGACCAAAGATTAATTTGCGGAGGTGAAACTTATGCTGATGAACATGAACTTACAATTCTTCTCTCACCATAAAGGTGGTGGGTCTACTGCTAACGGTCGTGACTCTGCTGGTCGTCGTCTTGGGACGAAGGCTGCTGATGGCTCTACTGTTACCGGTGGTTCTATCCTTTACCGTCAACGTGGGACGCACATCTACCCTGGCTTAAACGTAGGCCGCGGTGGTGACGATACGTTGTTTGCTAAGGTTGCTGGCGTCGTTAAATTCGAACGTCTGGGCCGTGACAAGCGCCAAGTATCCGTATACCCAGTTGCAGAAGAAGCAGCTAAATAACACGAGGTTTTCCTCGTAACGACTGAAGAGCTTGAGGCGAGACCAATTCGCTTTGAGCTCTTCTTTCTTCTCTCTAAGTGTCTGGATCATAGCTGATGAAGCTGGCCGACTGGCCGGTTACATAACTTTAATCGTGACGCGATGAAGATAAGGCGGCCGGTCTGCTGGAACGGTTCTCGCATTTGGGGGCAGTTTTCAGCGGCAACGGCCAGAAATAAACAGGTTATGATTTTCGCAACAATCAATTCATCTCTATCATGGCAAAGGAGTTGGGTGTATGGCGACTAGAATCGAACGTTTACAAGCACAATTTGACCGACTGAGTATTGACAGTTTTCTGGTATCCAGTGCCAGCAATCAACAGTATCTAGCGGGTGCTAGTGTTGAGGGCGGCGATGGCTACCTGCTGGTGACGGCCAAAGATGCCGTGTTTATCACGGATGCGCGTTACCAGACGGAATTGAAGACGACCATTCCGGCGATGCCGCTGGCAATCACCCGAGATTATCTGCAAGCCGCTAACGACCATTTACAGGCCGTGGGAGCCACCGTCTTGGGTATTGAGGATAGTTTATCCTTAAACGAATATCAGTGGTTAGACGAGCATCTGTGGACGGACATCGTGCCGTTGGCCGGAGTGGTCGACAATTTGCGGCAGGTCAAGGAACCGGCCGAGATTGCCGCGATTCGGCGGGCCACGGCGCTCACCAGTAAAGGGGTGACGGCACTCTTCGATCAACTCCACGTGGGAATGACCGAACGTCAAGCTGCGCAGTGGCTAGAACACTGGATGGCTGACCATGGGGCGACTGGAACCAGTTTTGAGACCATCGTGGCCAGTGGGACGCGTTCGGCTTGGCCGCATGGTTCGGCCAGCGACAAACCGTTGGCTAACCATGAGATGGTGACCGTCGACTGTGGGTTTTACGTAGACGGTTATACGTCTGATGTGACCCGGACGGTAGCGTTAGGCGATCCCGGTGAGCAGTTGAAAGCCGCGTATCAGGCTGTGCAAACGACGCAAGAGAAGATTATGGCCGCCGTCAAACCCGGCATCACGGGTGGCGAACTGGACCGGATTGGGCGTGATTACCTGACTGAACAGGGATTGGGTGACGCCTTTATTCACGGTACCGGTCACGGTATCGGCTTAGATATCCATGAAGGGCCGAACATCGGTCGCGGCTGGCCAGACGTCATGCAAGCCAACGAAGTGATCACGGTGGAACCCGGGGTCTACTTCGCGGGTAAGGGTGGCCTCCGAATTGAGGATGATTTGTTAGTCACCCCAACCGGCCACGAAACGCTGACGACGGCGCCGCGGAATTTAATTATTCTGTAAGTCGCGCGCCCATCTTGCTTTTTATGGGTAAGAATTGATATTATAAAGAGGACATATTTTAGGAGGCTGAACACATTATGGCAATTTC contains:
- a CDS encoding ribosomal-processing cysteine protease Prp, which produces MIHATFHHGANRIDSFQITGHADSGEYGQDIVCAAVSVLAITTVNSLQRIAEIPVQVDNRDQEGGFLEVHLPPKLEATAELKGQTLLQSFEDGLRDVATNYADFVKFAETKD
- the rpmA gene encoding 50S ribosomal protein L27 — translated: MMNMNLQFFSHHKGGGSTANGRDSAGRRLGTKAADGSTVTGGSILYRQRGTHIYPGLNVGRGGDDTLFAKVAGVVKFERLGRDKRQVSVYPVAEEAAK
- a CDS encoding Xaa-Pro peptidase family protein, translating into MATRIERLQAQFDRLSIDSFLVSSASNQQYLAGASVEGGDGYLLVTAKDAVFITDARYQTELKTTIPAMPLAITRDYLQAANDHLQAVGATVLGIEDSLSLNEYQWLDEHLWTDIVPLAGVVDNLRQVKEPAEIAAIRRATALTSKGVTALFDQLHVGMTERQAAQWLEHWMADHGATGTSFETIVASGTRSAWPHGSASDKPLANHEMVTVDCGFYVDGYTSDVTRTVALGDPGEQLKAAYQAVQTTQEKIMAAVKPGITGGELDRIGRDYLTEQGLGDAFIHGTGHGIGLDIHEGPNIGRGWPDVMQANEVITVEPGVYFAGKGGLRIEDDLLVTPTGHETLTTAPRNLIIL